A stretch of the Brevundimonas sp. MF30-B genome encodes the following:
- a CDS encoding PAS domain S-box protein → MENGREQGRSDADISSDWGCLASSDSGMAGLIRTYDWASTPAGAVETWPTALRTAASLILAAPIPMVLLWGEEGVMIYNDAYSALAGARHPGLLGSNVREGWPEVAAFNDHVMTVGLSGETLSLKDQEFTLFREGRAEQVWFDLNYWPVMGDDGRPAGVMATAVETTARVEADRQRAVAAEHLEMALSAGNGIGAWDWDVPADRITADERFARLYGVDPDRAQAGAPIVEFFGAIHPQDLDRVRAEIDEALRTGGIFISEYRLTQPGGDVRWVAAQGRAILSPEGQAERFSGVSFDVTGRRRMMEALRDSEERYRALFGESTTGLCIIEMKFEDGRPVDYMIVEGNAAFERLTGLGHVDGRWVSEVAPGLEQHWFDLYGGVALTGDPVRFENPADSFGRWYDVQAMRIGAPEARRVAILFNDITARKASELRHQVLLDLNDAIRDLTDPAEIAQASAALLAQALQVSRVGYGVMDTAAETITIERDYNAPGVDSLAGVIHFRDFGDYIEDLARGEVVVFDDAGADPRVKDGGVALDGISARALINLPLIEQGEVVALLFVNHANARRWTEDDVALVREVAERVRTATERARAGAALRRNAERLRFLDALNVEVSKLSGADEILAVTTRMTAEHLAVANCAYADMDADQDGFTIRGDWAEPGMASIVGHYRLADFGALAVKELGARRPLVINDNLTELAPEEAATFQAIGIGATICMPLVKAGRLTALMAVHHRGPHRWTADELETIREVTERSWAHVERARAEAELRESEGRFRNMADHAPMMMWVTDPSGACTYLNRTWHAFTGQTQGEPEGSGWLDAAHPEDKARAQETFRSARAARRPFAMEYRLRRADGVFRWVIDAASPRFDAAGEFLGHVGSVIDIDERREAEDALRATEAALRELNATLEARVEERTYDLQAAHESLRQIQKMEAVGQLTGGIAHDFNNLLAGISGSLELLSKRLSEGRLGGMERYIDAAQGATQRAAALTQRLLAFSRRQTLDPKPVDLNGLIAGMDDLVRRSIGPEIELLVEGAAGLWLTKADPSQLENALLNLCINARDAMAPGGGRLIIETSNLTPGRPDGRDRLEGDHVRLRVTDTGAGMAPDIQARVFDPFFTTKPLGQGTGLGLSMVHGFVHQSGGRIEVESAVGRGTTMSLYLPRYFGEADEDAEPVHPAPAHAGRGETVLVVDDEETVRMLVAEVLGEAGYQVIEAPDGAAGLDILRSRRRIDLLISDVGLPGGLNGRQVADAAREARPDLKVLFITGYAEEAAAVGDGRLAPGMAVMTKPFAMTELTQRVHDLVGA, encoded by the coding sequence TTGGAGAACGGTCGGGAGCAGGGCAGGAGTGACGCCGACATCTCGTCGGATTGGGGCTGCCTGGCGTCGAGCGACAGCGGGATGGCGGGCCTCATCCGCACGTACGACTGGGCGTCGACTCCCGCCGGGGCCGTCGAAACCTGGCCGACCGCCCTGAGGACCGCCGCCAGCCTGATCCTCGCCGCGCCCATCCCCATGGTCCTGCTCTGGGGAGAGGAGGGCGTGATGATCTATAATGACGCCTATTCGGCCCTGGCCGGCGCCCGGCATCCCGGGCTCCTGGGGTCCAACGTCCGCGAGGGCTGGCCGGAGGTGGCGGCCTTCAATGACCATGTGATGACGGTCGGGCTGTCCGGGGAGACCCTGTCCCTGAAGGACCAGGAGTTCACCCTGTTTCGCGAGGGTCGGGCCGAACAGGTCTGGTTCGACCTCAACTACTGGCCCGTGATGGGCGACGACGGGCGGCCGGCGGGGGTCATGGCGACGGCGGTGGAGACCACGGCGCGCGTCGAGGCCGACCGCCAGCGCGCCGTAGCCGCCGAACACCTGGAGATGGCCTTGTCCGCCGGCAACGGCATAGGCGCCTGGGACTGGGACGTGCCGGCCGACCGCATCACTGCGGACGAGCGTTTCGCCCGCCTCTACGGGGTCGATCCCGACAGGGCGCAGGCGGGCGCCCCGATCGTCGAATTCTTCGGCGCCATCCATCCTCAGGACCTCGACCGCGTCAGGGCCGAGATCGACGAGGCCTTGAGGACGGGCGGAATCTTCATCTCCGAATACCGGCTGACCCAGCCAGGCGGCGATGTCCGCTGGGTCGCCGCTCAGGGCCGCGCGATCCTCTCGCCGGAGGGCCAGGCGGAGCGCTTCTCGGGCGTGAGTTTCGACGTGACCGGCCGCCGCCGCATGATGGAGGCTTTGCGGGACAGCGAGGAGCGCTATCGCGCCCTGTTCGGCGAAAGCACGACCGGCCTGTGCATCATCGAGATGAAGTTCGAAGACGGGCGGCCGGTCGACTACATGATCGTCGAAGGCAACGCCGCCTTCGAGCGCCTGACCGGACTGGGCCACGTGGACGGCCGATGGGTGTCGGAGGTGGCGCCGGGCCTGGAGCAGCACTGGTTCGACCTCTACGGCGGGGTGGCGCTCACCGGAGATCCGGTCCGGTTCGAGAACCCCGCCGACAGTTTCGGCCGCTGGTACGATGTCCAGGCGATGCGGATCGGGGCGCCGGAGGCGCGGCGGGTCGCGATCCTGTTCAACGACATCACCGCGCGCAAGGCGTCGGAGCTGCGCCACCAGGTGCTCCTCGACCTCAACGACGCCATTCGCGACCTGACCGATCCCGCCGAGATCGCCCAGGCCTCCGCCGCCCTTCTGGCCCAGGCCCTTCAGGTGAGCCGGGTCGGCTATGGGGTGATGGACACCGCGGCGGAGACCATCACCATCGAGCGCGACTATAACGCCCCGGGCGTCGACAGCCTCGCCGGCGTGATCCATTTCCGGGACTTCGGCGACTATATCGAGGATCTGGCGCGCGGAGAGGTCGTGGTGTTCGACGACGCCGGCGCCGACCCGCGCGTGAAGGACGGCGGCGTCGCCCTCGACGGCATCAGCGCGAGAGCGCTCATCAACCTGCCGCTGATCGAGCAGGGGGAGGTGGTCGCCCTCTTGTTCGTCAATCACGCCAACGCGCGGCGCTGGACCGAGGACGACGTGGCGCTCGTGCGCGAGGTGGCAGAGCGAGTCCGGACGGCGACCGAGCGCGCGCGGGCCGGCGCGGCCTTGCGCCGCAACGCCGAACGCCTGCGTTTCCTCGACGCTCTCAACGTCGAGGTCTCGAAGCTGTCGGGCGCCGACGAAATCCTGGCCGTGACGACCCGGATGACCGCCGAACACCTCGCGGTCGCCAACTGCGCCTACGCCGACATGGACGCCGACCAGGACGGTTTCACCATCCGGGGCGACTGGGCCGAGCCGGGTATGGCGAGCATTGTCGGCCACTACAGGCTGGCGGACTTCGGCGCCTTGGCGGTGAAGGAGCTGGGGGCCCGCCGGCCGCTGGTCATCAACGACAATCTCACCGAGCTGGCGCCGGAGGAGGCGGCGACCTTCCAGGCCATCGGCATCGGCGCAACCATCTGCATGCCGCTCGTCAAGGCCGGGCGGCTTACGGCGCTCATGGCGGTCCACCACCGGGGTCCGCACAGGTGGACGGCGGACGAGCTCGAGACCATCCGAGAGGTGACGGAGCGGTCCTGGGCCCATGTGGAGAGAGCCAGGGCGGAGGCCGAACTGCGCGAGAGCGAAGGCCGGTTCCGCAACATGGCCGACCATGCGCCGATGATGATGTGGGTCACCGATCCGTCCGGGGCCTGCACCTATCTGAACCGGACTTGGCACGCCTTCACCGGACAGACGCAGGGGGAGCCCGAAGGCTCCGGATGGCTGGACGCCGCCCATCCGGAGGACAAGGCGCGCGCGCAGGAGACGTTCCGGTCCGCCCGTGCGGCCCGTCGACCGTTCGCGATGGAATACAGGCTCCGTCGCGCGGACGGGGTCTTCCGCTGGGTCATCGACGCCGCCAGTCCGCGCTTCGACGCTGCAGGCGAGTTCCTGGGCCATGTCGGATCCGTTATCGACATCGACGAGCGTCGGGAGGCGGAGGACGCCCTTCGGGCCACGGAAGCCGCCCTGCGTGAACTGAACGCCACCCTGGAGGCGCGGGTCGAGGAGCGGACCTACGACCTCCAGGCGGCTCACGAGAGCCTGCGCCAGATTCAGAAGATGGAGGCGGTCGGCCAGCTGACGGGCGGCATAGCCCACGATTTCAACAATCTGCTCGCCGGCATTTCGGGCAGCCTGGAGCTCCTGTCCAAGCGCCTCTCCGAGGGGCGCCTGGGCGGGATGGAGCGCTATATCGACGCGGCCCAGGGGGCGACCCAGCGGGCGGCGGCCCTGACCCAGCGGCTGCTCGCCTTTTCGCGTCGGCAGACCCTGGACCCCAAGCCCGTCGACCTCAACGGGCTGATCGCCGGCATGGACGACCTTGTCCGGCGCAGCATCGGTCCGGAAATCGAGCTGTTGGTCGAGGGCGCGGCCGGCCTGTGGCTCACCAAGGCGGACCCTTCGCAGCTGGAGAACGCCCTGCTCAACCTATGCATCAACGCCCGGGACGCCATGGCCCCGGGAGGAGGGCGGCTGATCATAGAGACATCGAACCTGACTCCGGGGCGCCCGGACGGGCGCGACCGGCTCGAGGGAGACCATGTCCGCCTGCGCGTCACCGACACGGGCGCGGGCATGGCGCCGGACATCCAGGCCCGGGTGTTCGATCCCTTCTTCACCACCAAGCCGCTGGGCCAGGGGACGGGGCTGGGCCTGTCGATGGTCCATGGGTTCGTCCACCAGTCCGGCGGGCGGATCGAGGTCGAGTCCGCGGTCGGGAGGGGCACGACGATGAGCCTGTATCTGCCCCGCTACTTCGGCGAGGCCGATGAGGACGCCGAACCCGTCCATCCGGCGCCCGCGCACGCCGGCCGAGGCGAGACGGTGCTGGTCGTCGACGACGAGGAGACCGTGCGCATGCTCGTCGCGGAGGTGCTTGGCGAGGCCGGCTACCAGGTGATCGAGGCCCCGGACGGGGCGGCCGGGCTCGACATCCTGCGCTCTCGGCGCCGCATCGATCTCCTGATCTCCGATGTGGGGCTGCCCGGCGGCCTGAACGGCCGGCAGGTGGCCGACGCGGCGAGGGAGGCTCGCCCCGATCTGAAGGTCCTGTTCATCACGGGCTATGCGGAAGAGGCGGCCGCCGTCGGCGACGGGCGGCTCGCGCCTGGCATGGCCGTCATGACCAAACCCTTCGCCATGACCGAGTTGACCCAGAGGGTGCACGACCTGGTCGGCGCCTGA
- a CDS encoding ZIP family metal transporter yields the protein MPEQVYAPMLSVAPAVLAGVIAGAIPLLRPPGETVRAHIEHLAAGVLLAVIAFSVTYEIREIDHLPAAVGGLTAGAAFMVAMKTFLRRFQTPRGAGAATGFVAAAGIDTFIDGVLIGAAFAVRPELAVLVLVGLGIELFVLNMSVASELLALKLRPWRSLAFTSLIALALAAGAGLGGLALSGAGPATQTAALAFALAALLYLVAEELLLRGNDSVNSPTTTTAFFVGFIALAAYVMSAEG from the coding sequence TTGCCCGAACAGGTCTACGCCCCCATGCTCTCGGTCGCTCCCGCCGTTCTGGCGGGCGTCATCGCGGGGGCGATCCCGCTCCTGCGCCCGCCCGGCGAGACGGTGCGCGCGCACATCGAACATCTCGCCGCCGGCGTGTTGCTGGCGGTGATCGCCTTCAGCGTGACCTATGAGATCCGGGAGATCGATCACCTGCCCGCCGCTGTCGGGGGCCTGACGGCCGGAGCCGCCTTCATGGTGGCGATGAAGACCTTCCTGCGCCGCTTTCAGACGCCGCGCGGCGCCGGCGCGGCGACGGGGTTCGTGGCGGCGGCCGGAATCGACACCTTCATAGACGGCGTTCTGATCGGCGCCGCCTTCGCAGTGCGGCCGGAACTGGCGGTCCTGGTGCTCGTCGGCCTGGGCATCGAACTCTTTGTGCTCAACATGTCGGTCGCCTCCGAGCTTCTGGCGCTGAAGCTGCGGCCCTGGCGAAGCCTGGCGTTCACCAGCCTCATCGCCCTGGCGCTCGCGGCCGGCGCCGGCCTGGGCGGGCTGGCCCTGTCCGGCGCCGGCCCGGCCACGCAGACGGCCGCCCTGGCGTTCGCCCTCGCCGCCCTGCTGTATCTGGTTGCGGAAGAACTGCTCCTGCGCGGCAACGACAGCGTCAACTCGCCGACGACGACCACGGCCTTTTTCGTAGGGTTCATTGCCTTGGCCGCCTATGTCATGTCCGCCGAAGGCTGA
- a CDS encoding DNA-3-methyladenine glycosylase — protein MTTDIACDAGPPGPAMVQADFHAPAETLARELIGAELLVGGVGGRIVETEAYDARDPASHSFRGPTARNAPMFGPPGRAYVYRIYGLHWCFNIVCDAARPGSAVLIRALAPTRGLEVMQDRRRMPRVGGLCSGPGKLCQALAIDGRLNGAPVTAAPFTLVRPARPVAAVQGPRVGITAGAETPWRFVEAGSPFLSRPLREAPT, from the coding sequence ATGACGACAGACATCGCCTGTGACGCCGGGCCCCCGGGGCCGGCGATGGTGCAGGCGGACTTCCATGCGCCCGCGGAGACCCTGGCCCGCGAACTGATCGGCGCCGAGCTGCTGGTCGGCGGCGTCGGAGGGCGCATCGTGGAGACCGAGGCCTACGACGCGCGCGACCCGGCCTCGCACAGTTTCCGAGGTCCCACGGCGCGCAACGCCCCCATGTTCGGACCGCCGGGGCGGGCCTATGTCTACCGCATCTACGGCCTCCACTGGTGTTTCAACATCGTCTGCGACGCCGCCCGCCCGGGCAGCGCCGTCCTGATCCGTGCGCTGGCGCCGACGCGAGGGCTGGAGGTCATGCAGGACCGCCGCCGCATGCCACGGGTAGGGGGGCTCTGCTCGGGGCCCGGCAAGCTGTGCCAGGCGCTGGCCATCGACGGGCGGCTGAACGGCGCGCCGGTGACGGCCGCGCCCTTCACCCTGGTCCGCCCCGCCCGGCCGGTCGCGGCGGTGCAGGGGCCTCGGGTCGGTATAACGGCCGGGGCGGAAACCCCTTGGCGCTTTGTCGAGGCCGGGTCGCCTTTCCTCAGCCGTCCCCTGCGTGAGGCGCCGACCTGA
- a CDS encoding glycoside hydrolase family 65 protein produces MDGPLSPPEALGPRDGDLPAYLSNGLVGLRVREQPLQPGMMIVSGFAGEHPERRVEAAAAAPYPLAGDLALNGVWLSDQPSSVSDLRQACDFATGELTTAFRYAASGVTAEVTVLTFASRTAPSVILQSVTVEVDRACDLALRALVEISGVRGRAARRRTDAPGEPDPVCDGSLLWEAEGRLSTCGLALVTALEGARAQRSVETWDASGPLRTEYRLRARSDRPVTLRQMAGVLPSVVHDRPDEEAVRRVARARATGFDTLRARNRDAWAEIWKGRIVVHGAAPGHQALVDAAVYYLSASTHEASPAATSIFGLATWHDYTYYFGHVMWDIDAFCVPPLLFLQPEAARALLDFRTRGRSAAGAIARLSGRQGLQFPWEAAPLSGQEASPGAGDGAAHEDHGSLHTARAFGLFADVTGDAAFLDEAAWPVLSGVADWIVSRVTRTARGFEILRATGPAEVPEPPDNDAFTLMAAGQVLRRAIRAAEQTGRTAPDAWRITAEALYLPVRADGVIAAHDGFRITEPKGATPSPLAGLFPYDHPAKERERRATLDFYLKHWADYVGAPMFPAFYTTWAAMAGDRDLALRLFEEGYAAYDADRFHQCLEYRPDHPDSVTAAGPFFANLGGMLMGLMFGLTGLVVDDGDPAAWPRRPVVLPKGWTAIEIGRVWARGRPMRLIARHGADRAELTPL; encoded by the coding sequence TCAGCCCCCCGGAGGCCCTCGGGCCGCGCGACGGCGATCTGCCCGCTTATCTGAGCAACGGGCTGGTGGGGCTGCGGGTGCGCGAACAGCCCCTGCAGCCCGGGATGATGATCGTCAGCGGCTTCGCCGGCGAACACCCCGAGCGCCGGGTGGAGGCCGCGGCGGCGGCGCCCTATCCCCTGGCGGGGGATCTCGCGCTGAATGGCGTCTGGCTCAGCGATCAGCCCTCGAGCGTGTCCGACCTGCGGCAGGCCTGCGACTTCGCCACCGGCGAGCTGACGACTGCGTTCCGTTACGCGGCATCGGGCGTGACGGCCGAGGTCACGGTGCTGACGTTCGCCAGCCGGACCGCGCCGTCCGTGATCCTGCAGTCGGTGACGGTCGAGGTGGATCGGGCCTGCGACCTGGCGCTGCGCGCCCTGGTCGAGATATCGGGCGTGCGGGGCCGGGCGGCGCGCCGCCGCACCGACGCGCCGGGCGAGCCGGACCCCGTGTGCGACGGATCCCTGCTCTGGGAGGCCGAGGGGAGGCTCAGCACCTGCGGCCTGGCTCTGGTCACGGCGCTCGAGGGCGCCCGGGCCCAGCGATCCGTGGAGACCTGGGACGCGTCCGGCCCGCTTCGAACCGAATACCGCCTGCGGGCCCGCTCGGATCGGCCGGTGACGCTCCGGCAGATGGCGGGCGTCCTGCCCTCCGTGGTCCACGACCGGCCCGACGAGGAAGCGGTGCGGCGCGTGGCGCGCGCCCGCGCGACGGGATTCGACACGCTGAGGGCGCGCAACCGCGACGCCTGGGCGGAAATCTGGAAGGGCCGGATCGTCGTTCACGGCGCAGCGCCCGGGCATCAAGCCCTCGTCGACGCAGCCGTCTACTATCTCAGCGCCTCGACCCATGAGGCGTCTCCCGCCGCCACATCCATCTTCGGCCTCGCGACCTGGCACGACTACACCTACTATTTCGGCCACGTCATGTGGGACATCGACGCCTTCTGCGTCCCGCCGCTTCTCTTCCTCCAGCCGGAGGCGGCCCGCGCCCTCCTTGATTTCCGCACGCGGGGCCGGTCGGCGGCTGGAGCCATCGCCCGGCTGTCCGGGCGCCAGGGGCTGCAGTTCCCGTGGGAGGCTGCGCCCCTTTCGGGCCAGGAGGCCTCGCCGGGCGCCGGGGACGGCGCGGCCCACGAGGATCACGGATCGCTGCATACGGCGCGGGCGTTCGGCCTTTTCGCCGACGTCACCGGCGACGCGGCCTTCCTGGACGAGGCGGCCTGGCCTGTGCTGTCCGGCGTCGCCGACTGGATCGTCAGCCGCGTGACACGCACTGCGCGCGGGTTCGAAATCCTGCGGGCCACCGGGCCGGCGGAGGTGCCCGAGCCGCCGGACAATGACGCCTTCACCCTGATGGCGGCGGGCCAGGTGCTGCGGCGGGCCATCCGTGCGGCGGAGCAGACCGGCCGGACCGCGCCCGACGCCTGGCGCATCACGGCCGAGGCCCTGTACCTCCCGGTCCGGGCGGACGGGGTGATCGCCGCCCATGACGGCTTCCGGATCACCGAGCCCAAGGGCGCCACGCCTTCGCCGCTGGCCGGCCTATTCCCCTACGACCATCCGGCCAAGGAACGGGAGCGGCGCGCGACCCTCGACTTCTACCTGAAGCACTGGGCCGACTATGTCGGCGCGCCGATGTTCCCGGCCTTCTACACGACCTGGGCGGCGATGGCGGGCGATCGCGATCTGGCGCTGAGGCTGTTCGAGGAAGGCTACGCCGCCTATGACGCGGACCGCTTCCACCAGTGTCTGGAGTACCGCCCGGACCATCCGGACAGCGTGACGGCGGCCGGGCCCTTTTTCGCCAATCTCGGGGGCATGCTCATGGGCCTCATGTTCGGGCTGACAGGCCTGGTCGTGGACGACGGCGACCCCGCCGCCTGGCCGCGTCGACCGGTCGTCCTGCCGAAAGGCTGGACGGCCATCGAGATTGGCCGCGTCTGGGCCAGGGGGAGGCCGATGCGCCTCATCGCCCGCCACGGCGCCGACCGGGCCGAGCTTACCCCGCTGTGA